A portion of the Fundulus heteroclitus isolate FHET01 unplaced genomic scaffold, MU-UCD_Fhet_4.1 scaffold_211, whole genome shotgun sequence genome contains these proteins:
- the LOC118556285 gene encoding galactose-specific lectin nattectin-like isoform X2 yields MKILTLPFLLLALMALSQAAGSPVAVAESETKEIPAEGSPDENDKTENEETVSEVNSDLVKRSGYCPDGWYEHKRRCFRFMPKPMRWAQAEKNCVSMGANLASIHNIDEYHFVQDLIRRATHSLKEAWIGGADAEERGVWLWSDGSASHYTNWCRGEPSFGQHCLQMNYSNAKCWDNLGCHEYRPFVCAKRVWRFRGSHRGMVSAPQPQDVLRCLFPNSSYKP; encoded by the exons ATGAAGATATTGACTCTGCCGTTTCTACTCTTGGCCTTGATGGCTCTGAGCCAAGCTGCCG GTTCTCCAGTTGCTGTGGCTGAAAGTGAGACTAAAGAAATTCCTGCAGAAG GTTCTCCCGATGAAAACGACAAAACTGAGAATGAGGAAACCGTTTCAGAAG TAAACTCTGACCTGGTCAAGAGGTCTGGATATTGTCCCGATGGCTGGTATGAGCACAAACGCCGCTGCTTCCGCTTCATGCCAAAACCCATGAGATGGGCTCAAGCTGAG AAAAACTGTGTGTCCATGGGGGCGAACCTTGCGTCTATCCACAACATTGACGAGTACCATTTTGTCCAAGACTTGATACGGCGTGCAACACATTCGTTAAAAGAAGCATGGATCGGAGGCGCTGATGCAGAGGAG cgTGGGGTTTGGTTGTGGAGTGATGGAAGTGCTTCCCACTACACCAACTGGTGCCGTGGAGAGCCCAGTTTTGGACAACACTGTTTGCAGATGAACTATAGCA ATGCCAAGTGCTGGGATAATTTGGGTTGTCATGAATACCGTCCTTTCGTCTGTGCCAAGAGAGTCTGGCGGTTCCGGGGTTCACACAGAGGAATGGTGTCAGCGCCACAACCACAGGATGTGCTTCGGTGTTTGTTTCCAAATTCATCTTATAAGCCCTAA
- the LOC118556285 gene encoding galactose-specific lectin nattectin-like isoform X1, producing the protein MKILTLPFLLLALMALSQAAGSPVAVAESETKEIPAEAANDQPETLPEGSPDENDKTENEETVSEVNSDLVKRSGYCPDGWYEHKRRCFRFMPKPMRWAQAEKNCVSMGANLASIHNIDEYHFVQDLIRRATHSLKEAWIGGADAEERGVWLWSDGSASHYTNWCRGEPSFGQHCLQMNYSNAKCWDNLGCHEYRPFVCAKRVWRFRGSHRGMVSAPQPQDVLRCLFPNSSYKP; encoded by the exons ATGAAGATATTGACTCTGCCGTTTCTACTCTTGGCCTTGATGGCTCTGAGCCAAGCTGCCG GTTCTCCAGTTGCTGTGGCTGAAAGTGAGACTAAAGAAATTCCTGCAGAAG CTGCCAATGATCAACCTGAGACTCTTCCAGAAG GTTCTCCCGATGAAAACGACAAAACTGAGAATGAGGAAACCGTTTCAGAAG TAAACTCTGACCTGGTCAAGAGGTCTGGATATTGTCCCGATGGCTGGTATGAGCACAAACGCCGCTGCTTCCGCTTCATGCCAAAACCCATGAGATGGGCTCAAGCTGAG AAAAACTGTGTGTCCATGGGGGCGAACCTTGCGTCTATCCACAACATTGACGAGTACCATTTTGTCCAAGACTTGATACGGCGTGCAACACATTCGTTAAAAGAAGCATGGATCGGAGGCGCTGATGCAGAGGAG cgTGGGGTTTGGTTGTGGAGTGATGGAAGTGCTTCCCACTACACCAACTGGTGCCGTGGAGAGCCCAGTTTTGGACAACACTGTTTGCAGATGAACTATAGCA ATGCCAAGTGCTGGGATAATTTGGGTTGTCATGAATACCGTCCTTTCGTCTGTGCCAAGAGAGTCTGGCGGTTCCGGGGTTCACACAGAGGAATGGTGTCAGCGCCACAACCACAGGATGTGCTTCGGTGTTTGTTTCCAAATTCATCTTATAAGCCCTAA